One region of Diabrotica undecimpunctata isolate CICGRU chromosome 6, icDiaUnde3, whole genome shotgun sequence genomic DNA includes:
- the Atg16 gene encoding autophagy-related protein 16-1, producing the protein MTVYAETNSWRNSILNQLQERNKRETDLFQDLVEEHTKIFENYNTLYTENIQLSIQVEKLKYEGRGSLGSNSSSLGDIRHQERIQQLEQKLLVQAEELTELHRRKGENAQQIIDLNALVQEKDKIIASKNVILAENAAKMVSLQAEISMLDKSKNELQYLWDTLRDEHQALQMLFTSLEDKLRKAQDENRQLVERLIKYKAKDADRMNEENDNFLKKRYAKMQKEIEEACKDTRGSPEELTEGYGPLCTSNLPTSLNVKYDAHEGEVSAVKWSPLEKLLATGGADRKLKLWEISKGCHDHKGTLVGSNAGVMAIDFDSSGSLILGASNDYATRVWTIADQRLRHTLTGHSGKVMAAKFLGEASKVVTGSHDRTLKIWDLRSRACIETKFAGSSCNDLVTVDSAGSIIISGHFDKSIRFWDSRSESSANNVVLNGKVTSLDLTRDAKYLVCCVRDDTLKLLDLRMNQVVTLFSCDGFKVGCDYSRATFSPDGQYVAVGSADGSVYIWGVNSAKVETILKEHGAAVTATSWNPFGNFLTSVDRSRKAIVWSDM; encoded by the coding sequence ATGACAGTATATGCGGAGACCAATAGTTGGAGAAATTCCATTCTCAATCAATTACAGGAGCGAAACAAAAGAGAAACTGACCTTTTTCAGGATCTAGTCGAAGAGCATACcaaaatattcgaaaattacaACACGTTATATACAGAAAATATTCAACTTTCAATACAAGTAGAAAAACTTAAGTATGAGGGCAGAGGTAGTCTCGGATCCAACAGTTCTAGTCTTGGCGATATTAGACACCAAGAAAGGATACAGCAACTCGAGCAGAAATTGCTGGTTCAAGCCGAGGAACTTACAGAATTGCACCGAAGAAAGGGGGAGAATGCGCAACAGATAATCGATCTGAACGCTCTAGTtcaagaaaaagacaaaataattgCTTCCAAAAATGTGATACTGGCGGAAAACGCTGCAAAGATGGTGTCTCTCCAAGCTGAAATTTCCATGTTAGACAAATCAAAAAATGAACTGCAATATCTTTGGGATACTCTTAGGGACGAACATCAAGCGCTTCAGATGTTATTTACGTCGTTGGAGGACAAGTTGAGAAAGGCCCAAGATGAAAATAGACAACTCGTGGAACGACTTATAAAGTACAAAGCGAAGGATGCCGATCGCATGAACGAAGAAAACGACAATTTCCTTAAGAAGCGCTACGCGAAAATGCAGAAGGAGATAGAAGAAGCGTGCAAAGATACTAGAGGTTCGCCCGAAGAACTCACTGAAGGTTATGGTCCGCTGTGTACTTCGAATCTGCCAACTAGTTTAAATGTGAAGTACGATGCCCACGAAGGAGAAGTTAGTGCCGTCAAATGGAGTCCTCTAGAGAAACTTTTAGCTACGGGAGGAGCTGATCGGAAGTTGAAACTTTGGGAGATTTCAAAAGGTTGCCACGATCATAAAGGGACTTTAGTAGGTAGCAATGCCGGTGTCATGGCCATAGATTTCGATTCTTCGGGCTCTTTAATCTTAGGTGCTTCCAATGATTACGCTACCAGAGTATGGACAATCGCAGATCAGAGGTTAAGGCATACTTTAACCGGCCATTCCGGTAAAGTGATGGCTGCCAAATTCTTAGGAGAAGCTTCCAAGGTAGTCACCGGCAGCCATGATCGTACTTTGAAAATTTGGGACTTGCGCAGTCGAGCTTGTATAGAAACGAAATTTGCCGGCTCTAGTTGTAATGATCTTGTTACGGTAGACAGTGCCGGTTCAATAATTATTAGTGGCCATTTTGATAAGAGTATAAGGTTTTGGGATAGCAGATCGGAATCTAGTGCCAATAACGTAGTTTTAAATGGTAAAGTTACTTCGTTAGATTTAACAAGAGATGCCAAGTATCTCGTTTGCTGCGTCAGGGATGATACCCTCAAACTTCTAGATCTACGGATGAACCAAGTCGTTACGCTGTTCAGCTGCGACGGTTTTAAGGTGGGATGTGATTATTCAAGAGCAACTTTCAGTCCGGACGGACAGTACGTCGCCGTTGGCTCGGCGGATGGTTCAGTATACATTTGGGGCGTAAATAGCGCGAAAGTAGAGACGATACTCAAGGAACACGGAGCCGCAGTTACCGCTACCTCTTGGAACCCCTTCGGAAACTTTCTTACTAGTGTAGATCGTTCTAGAAAAGCAATAGTGTGGAGCGATATGTAA